AGTTTCACAATAGGCAAAGAGTTGTTATGAAATACAAGCTGGCCTCTTCCGTGACCTGGATCGGTTGATGGCCGGCTTTTTTGTTCTTACATATCATCACCCAGCTCATCGCCGACATAAGCGTGCCGGCCGCGTTTGGCTAAAGCGTAGCCGGCCAGCAGCAGGGCGGGTATGGTGATCACATGCCAGCCCCACCAGCTGGGGTGAAATATCTGGCTGGCTTTGCGGCTCATGCGGCTTTGTTTGTAGAACATGCTTTGAGTCTCCCTTCATGGAAATAGTTTTGCGCTTGGTGTTTGTACTCATCTGTTTGCCCGGCCGGGATTGGCAAATACTTTGCAGAGGCAAGTTCTTTCACAGGCCAGACCTCTAAAGACATTCTTTTGTCTATAGGCTGTCCATGTTGCTGGTAAAAATATGACATGAAAAAGCTGGTAAGACGTGCTATACTATAAGTTACAGAATATTAATATATTTTTGCCGGAGCAAAAAAGGAGTGACGCCGCATGGGCGATATGGTTTACCGGGGTACGGTTGATTATCTGGCTGATGAGGATTTGCTATACTCTGTAAACATTGCTGCAGCGCTGGGCCGGCCGCTGCTGGTCAAGGGCGAGCCCGGCACGGGCAAGACCATGCTGGCCCGCAGCGTGGCCCAGGCACTGGATATGCCACTCTATATATGGAACATTAAATCCACCAGCAAGGCCCGGGACGGCCTCTATGTCTACGACACGGTGCAGCGTCTGTACGACAGCCAGTTCGGTGACCGGGACGTTTCCGATATCAAGCAGTATATCAAGCTGGGTCAGCTGGGACAGGCTTTCCTGAGCGAAAAGCGGGCGGTGCTGTTGATTGACGAAATTGACAAGGCCGACCTGGAGTTCCCCAACGACCTTTTATGGGAACTGGACATGATGAGTTTTTACATCCCGGAGACCGGGGAGACCATCACCGCCCGGCACAGGCCGGTGGTGATCATCACCAGCAATGCGGAAAAAGAATTGCCCGATGCTTTCCTGCGCCGCTGCATTTTTCACTACATCGCCTTTCCCACGCCCGAAATGATGGCCCGCATTGTGCGGGTGCACTTTCCCCAGTTGGAGGAAAAACTGCTGGCAGCGGTGTTGGAATCTTTTTACGCACTGCGGGCCATTCCAGGGTTGCAGAAAAAGCCCAGTACCAGTGAACTGCTGGACTGGATCCAGGCCCTGGTGATCGGCGGTATTACGCCGGAAAAGCTGCAGAAGGAGATCCCCTTTCTGGGCGTACTGCTCAAGAAGAATCAGGACTTTGATCTGGCTTTGCGGCGACTGGCCGGCGGCCGGCAGGCCGAGAAAACCCGCTTGAGCTGGAACTAGCCGGGGGGATGACGTTTGTTTACCGGTTTTTTCTATGAGCTGCGCCGCTGCGGTGTGCCCGTGACGCCCACGGAGTGGCTGGCGCTGCAGGAAGCACTGGACCGCGGTCTGGCCGGGGCCAGCCTGCTCTCCTTTTATTACCTGGCCCGCGCCGTGCTGGTCAAGAGTGAGGCGCATTACGACCGTTTCGACCAGGCCTTTGCCAGCTATTTTGAGCAGGTGCAGACTTCGCCCGAGCTGGCCGAAAGGGTGGCCCGCTGGCTGCAAAATGCCCTGCCGCCTTTAAAAGTGGACCGGCAAAACCGCCCGCCCTGGCATGACTTCAGTCTGGAGGAACTGCAGCGCCGTCTGGCCGAGCGCCTGCAGCAGCAAAAGGAGGAGCATCACGGCGGCAGCCACTGGATTGGTACGGGTGGCACTTCGCCCTTCGGTCATTCCGGATACAATCCGGCCGGAGTGCGCATAGGCGGCGAGTCGGGCAATCGGTCTGCTGTAAAGGTGGCCGGCGAAAGGCGCTACCGGGACTTTCGCCAGGACGAAACGTTGCACACCCGCCAGTTTGAACTGGCTCTGCGCCGTCTGCGCCGGCTCAGCAGCCGGGTGGACGGCCCCAAAGATGTGCTGGACGTGGAAGAGACCGTGCGCGAGACCTGCCGGCAGGCCGGCTTTCTAAGCCTGGTCTGGGAGCGCGAGCGGCGCAATACCATCAAAGTGGTCATGTTGATGGACTCGGGCGGCTCCATGAACCCGCATGCCCGGCTGTGCAGCCGTTTGTTTACGGCGGCTTCCCGTGCCACCCATTTCAAAGATCTAAAGACCTACTTCTTTCATAACTGTGTTTATGATAAGCTTTTTTTAGACCCCTTGTGTTTGGTCAAAAACAGTGTAAAAACCCTGGATGTGCTTAAACAGCTTTCCCCGGACTATCGCTTGATCATTGTGGGCGATGCCAGCATGGCGCCCAGCGAGCTGTTGATGGAAGGCGGGGCGCTGGACTGGAGTGCGGCCGGCAATGAGAAAGGCATTGTCTGGCTGGAACGCCTGGCGGCCCACTTTACCCACACCGTATGGCTCAACCCGTTACCCCGCCGCCTGTGGCCGGGTGACGATGCCTACGATACCATAACGCTCATCCGCCGTATTTTTCCCATGTTTGAACTTACCCTGGAGGGGCTGGAAGCGGCGGTGCGCCGGTTGAAAGTCGCCCGCTGAGTTGATTTGCATGACAGAGTACAACAATCAAAGGGGGAGAAAACTTTGTCCACACCAGCAGAAGAAAAAGCCCTTATGGCCCGCAATCTGGCCGGGGAACTCTTTAAGGCCGGATTTAACTGCGCCGAATCCATCCTGCTGGCCTTCCGGGAACTGCTAAAACTGGATTTTCCACCTCAGACGGTGCGCCTGGCCACCGGTCTGGGTGGCGGTCTGGGTTACGCCGGGTGCATGTGCGGCGCCCTGACGGCTTCCGCACTGGTGCTGGGGGCGCTCAAAGGCCGCACCACGGCGGTGGAAAGCCGGGACGCCGCCTACGAGCTCACCCGCCAGTTTCACGATCTGTTCCAGGAAAAACACGGTAATACCTGTTGCCGGGCGCTCAATCCGCACCCTTTCGACAGCAAGGAACACCTGCGCAATTGCTTGAAAATCACCGGTGGCACGGCCAAGTTGCTGATGGAGTTTTTACAGCAAAAAGGGCTCGCCTGAAAAAAAATATTACAACCAGCTTGTGACAAATGTCACTACAAATGACGGCCCGGCCGGTAATGACATGTCCGCCTTTTACCGGTTGGGCCGCTTTCTTTGTCGGCGGCCAGTGGAGAAGTTGTCACTGAGTGAGTTCGGGGATATGTGAAAAATAACACATATTCCAATTGACAACGGCTACGCTCTATCATAAACTAATAACAAAGGGAAGCAATTTTTATTAGCCAAAAGGAGCAGCCAGAAGTAGCTGCGGTGTAAAAAATGTAGCAAATCCGGGATGTGGTAGGGTTACGGCGATTGTGGTACGTGTGGGGGTAAGGGCAAATCTTTATGTGAAAAAAACTACAAAAACCTCTTGACAAGTGTAGTGACATAATTCTAGACTTAAAACAACCAGGGGATGGGTAGATGAAGTTTGACATAAGTACTGGTTGTAAGTTACACATGTGATAGTAAAATCTTTCACATTAATGATTGACGTTTTACATTTGCTTCTTGGCATTTTTATATTTATTGGCTCTACCGTAAACAGACAGTTTGTAACCATTTGACCGGTGGCAGTGAAAGGGCGGTAATTATTTGGTCAACCGGTTGAATGTTAACGCCAGCAGAGGGAGGTGAAAAGGGTTTCAATTAAATTTCAATTAAATTTGTGGAGAGCAATGTGGAGGTAGAGATTTTTACAAGACAAGGGGGTACTGACAAATGCGTGCAGTTTATCAATCGCTGATGGCGGCAGCCCGGGCGCACGCCCGCTGGGAAATCGAGACCAGCCAGGTCATCCTGCGTGACCGGCGCAAGCTGCTCATTCTCTTTATTCTAACACTACCCATCATCATCCCGGCCATCGCTTTCGCGGCCGGGGCGCTGCCCGATTTCATCGGCAGCAAGTCGGCTTTCGGGCCGTCCCACTATACGCCTACTATTTTTTACGGCTCCATCCTGGTGGGCGTTTGTGCCGGTTTAATAACCGGATGCATTGGCGCCGGGGGCGGTTTTGTGATCACTCCTGCCCTGATGAGCCTGGGTGTCAAGGGTATCCTGGCGGTGGGTACCGATATGTTCCACATTTTTGCCAAGGCCATTATGGGCACCACCATTCATAAGAAGCTGGGCAATGTTAATCTGGCGCTGGCCGTCGCCTTTCTGGTCGGTTCCGGCCTGGGGGTGACCGGCGGCGGGGTGCTCAACCGGGCCCTGTTCAACTACAACCCCGTGCTGAGCGACTTTGTAATCAGTTCGGTCTATGTGGTGATGCTGGGTTTCCTGGGTTTTTACGCGCTTTACGATTTTATGAGCTCGCGCAAAGCGCGCCAGCAGGGAGCGCCGGGCGGCCATGATGATGTGCACGGCGGCGGTTCGGGTGAACTCACCGCGGTGGCCCGCAAGCTGCAATCGGTCAATCTGCCTCCCATGATCAAGTTTGATGAGGACATTGTACCCGGCGGGCGCAGGGTTTCGGCCGCGTTTGTAGCCCTGTGCGGTGCGGTCGTGGGCTTTGTGGCCTCCATCCTGGGTGTGGGCGGCGGCTTTCTCACCTTCCCCATGTTTGTATACGGCCTGGGCGTTTCCACCTTTACCACGGTGGGTACCGACATTCTGCAAATTATCTTCACGGCCGGTTATGGCGCCATTGCCCAGTATGCGGTGTACGGTTATGTTTTCTACACCCTGGCCATGGGCATGTTGTTGGGCTCGCTGCTGGGTATCCAGCTGGGTGCTCTGACCACCAAATGCGTTCCCGGTATCTACATCCGCGCTTTTTACGCCATTGCCATCCTGGCCGGTTTTGTGAACAGGCTGTTTGCTCTGCCTGAGAAAATGGCGCAAATGGGCTATGTTAAAATGGATGCCGCTACCGGCAAATTGATTGCCAACATCGGCGCCTGGATATTCTTTGTCCTGGTAGCTATCTTTGCCCTGTGGATCATTACCGCTTTTGTCCGCAATATACCACGCATGCGGGCGGAGAGCGCCATGGCGGCGGCTGGAAAGGAGTGAACACAGATGGTCCGTAATTCCCGCTCTTTTGTCATCGGGCTGGTGCTGCTGGTTTCCTTTATCGGCATCTATTTCTATATCATGTCGCCCTCTTTTGGCAACGGTCGCAACGGCCTGGAGTACGCCGATGATATGTTCAACTCGCTGTCCAAGGGTTCGGCTTACTTTATCCCGGAAGAGACAAAAAAGGCTCACAAGCAGGATGGCAAGGAGATTGCCGTCAACCTGAAGGCCAAAGACAGTAAGGAGGCAGAAAAATGGGCCCGGCTGTATACATTGGCCGGAGCCCGTGCAGAGGTTAATGATGTTAATGTGAAAGTTCAGGGCGATTTGGGCAAGATAATGGTCAATGTGCTGGAAGATTGCGATGCCATGTATTTCAACAAGGGTGACCAGATACAGAGCAAATACGGTCTGGAGCCGCGCGCGGCCCTTTACGCCTGGTATCAGTCCTTCAAAGCCATGGATAACGACTTTAAAAAGCAGCAGATGTTCAAGGAGTCCAGCGCCATCAACAGCGTGATGAAGAAAGCCCTGGAGCCGGCCTATAACTACTACGGCGTGGAGATCAAACATGTACGCGACAACAAGGCTTCTGTCAGCATCATGCTCATTTTCTACCTGTTGTACACGGTTTGGTACGGGGCGGCCATTTACTACCTGTGCGAAGGCTTTGGTCTGACCACCAGCAAGCCGGTGAAGAAAGCTGAGGTGTAGCTGGCCGCCGCCAGCTGCAGCGGGGCACTGTTGCAGGTTGCTTGCCGCGAACAAGCATGGTGTATCACTGGTTGTAATTAGGTTCAATTATCGGGTAGCCGGATGCCGGCGCCCTTTTTTATTTTGCGCGGCACTTTTTCCCGGCCCCCGTGCCTGCAAGGCACAACCAGATCCCGGGTGCCAGGTTTATGCTGATTTGAAACCTTTGTCCGGATGGCGCTTGCCAGAACATCAAGCGAAGCGGTAACTGCCACCAAAATGCCACAAATAGCGCGGGCCGTCCATTTCCCAGCACCACTGGGGCGCCCGGCCGCTCTGCTGTACGCCGTTTAAGGCTACTGGCTGCAGGCTGGCGATCAAGGACTGACAGTTGGGCGTTTCCACCAGTTCGCCCGGCCGGACAATGCAGTATTCACCCTGGTAGTTGGGCTGGCTAAAAATGTACAGATAGCAGTCGCCGCTGCTCAGGCGGGTGACCGGCGGGCAGTTGAAGAAGTTGTTGATGGCCGTATCGGGGGTGATGTCGTAGCTGAAGCGGTTGTGCCAGATGGTAGCAGTACGGGTGAAATCTTTTTTCACCAGGTACTTTTGCAGGCACTGCCAGAGATTTTTACGGGACGGGGCGGCTACGGCATCCATAGTCAACGTTCCGGAAAAGGCGGACATGTTCCTCCCCTCCTTGTACCCGACGGGGGAAAGCAATTATTTGAATTTTATTGTACATTGTCACCACGCTTTTGGCAATAGATGCTGCTGTTCTAGTATGTGATTGATATTACTTGTCATATTACTCACTGTTCCTTGTGGCAGAAGGGGAATGTGGCAAGGTGGGGTTTGCATCTGGGCAAAAGAGCTGGAGTTGCAGCAAAATACTGTGAAATATATCACCATAAAACACCCTAAAGAGCGAAAAATTAAGCAAAATTTTATATTATTGCACCAAAAAAATTACAAAAATGATAGTTGTGACGAGCACCTGCCTGGAGATAAAACACTTGCCCCGGGCCCCCTTTCAGGCATAAAATGCTGCTAGTAAAAAGGCGCAAGGATTGTCCGCAGCTAAATATGCTGGTTGCGGACTGACACTGTGTGGCAGAGATGGACAGGAGAGTAGCTTGGATGAAAAAAAGATTGTGGCAACTGCGGGACCACGACCCGGCCCTGCAGTATATTATAGCCAGAAAACTGGGACTTTCTTCTGTAACGGCGGGCCTGCTGGTGGGGCGGGGCGTTTGCACGGCTGCCGAGGCCCGGCATTTTATTTCGGGTGACCTGAACGATTTGTACCCGCCGCTGCTCCTGCGGGACATGGCCAGGGCGGTGGAGCGATTGAAACAGGCGGTGCAGCGCAGTGAGCCCGTGCTGGTGTACGGCGATTACGATGTGGATGGCGTTACGGCTACGGCGCTGCTGGTGGACGCCCTGCGTTCGCTGAACCTGCCGGTTCAATATTACATACCCGACCGCATCACCCAGGGGTACGGGCTGCACCGCGGTGCACTGGAGCAGTTGATCGGGCAGGCTACGCTGCTGGTGACGGTGGACTGCGGTATCAGTGCCCGGGAAGAGGTGGACTGGTTGAATTCGGCCGGTGTGGATGTGATCATCACCGATCACCACGAGCCCCCTCCCGGGCTACCTGCGGCACTGGCCGTGATCAACCCGCGCTGCTCTGACTGCCAGTACCCGGACAAGGAACTGGCCGGGGTGGGGGTGGCTTTCAAGCTGGTGCAGGCCCTTTTTGCCGCATTGAACCGGCCGCCCCGGGAGGTCTGGCGTTATCTGGACCTGGTCTGCCTGGGCACAGTGGCCGATGTGGTGCCGCTGCGGGGTGAAAACCGCCTGCTGGTTCGTTACGGCCTGCCGGCACTGGAGGCCGGTAACCGGCCCGGTATCGCTGCCCTGTGCCGGGTGGCCGGTGTGACCGGGCGCGCTCTGGGGACCAGGGAGGTAGGTTTTGCTCTGGCCCCGCGCCTCAATGCCGCCGGTCGCATGGGTGATGCCGGGCCGGCGGTGGAACTGCTGCTGACCGGTGACGAAGCCAGGGCGCAGGAACTGGCCCAGTTCCTGCAGCGGGCCAACCAGGAGCGGCAGCAGGTGGAGAACCTGGTGATGGCCGAGGCCATGGGCATGGTGGACGGCGACCCCGGCCTGGCCGGGCGGGCGGTGCTGGTGCTGGCGGGGGAAAAATGGCACCCCGGGGTGATTGGTATCGTGGCCGCCCGGCTGGTGGAAAAATACGGCCGCCCGGTGTTGCTGATCAGCCTGCAGGGAGAGCACGGCAAGGGATCGGGGCGCAGTGTGCCCGGTTTTCACCTCTACGAAGCTCTGGCCGCCTGCGCCCAATATCTGGAGAACTACGGGGGGCACGAACAGGCGGCCGGCTTTACCATCGCCCGGCAAAACATCGCTGCCTTTGCCCGGGCCATTAACCACTACGCCGCCCGGCTGCCGGAAAGCAGTGCCGGGCAGCCGGTGCTGGAGTTGGACGCGCTGGTGTCCTTGCCCGAATTGAGCGAGGAACTGGTGAACGAACTGGCGCTGCTTTCTCCTTACGGTTACAGCAATCCTTCCCCCCTGCTGGCCTGCCGGGAGGTGAACCTGGTGCGCTGCCGGGCGGTGGGAAAAAACGGTGACCACCTGAAATTGACCGTGCAGGAGGACGGTGTGGCTTTAGACTGTATAGCCTTCAACCTGGCCGCGGCCCGGGAGGAGATAGCGGCGGCCCGGGCCGTGGACCTGGCCTTTGCTCCGGCCATCAATGAGTGGCAGGGGCGGCGTTTTTTACAACTGGAGGTGAAAGATATCCGGCCGGCGGCCGAGTGGGAGGAACGGGGGCGGGGCCGGCAGGGGCGGCAGGCTCTGCGCGAGCTGGCCGAAACCGCCTTCTGGCCCGAGGCGGCAGTGTACTTCTGGCAGCACGGCCGGGAAGGCGCACCGTCTTTCCTGCCTCCGGGGGTGGTGGCCAAATATTCTCTGCCCGCGCCGCTCAGCAAAAAACATTACCCGCTTCGGCAGCATAAAATAATCAAACCGCGCCAGAGCCGGTATAAAGAAGCAGCGCTTTTGGACGCCCTGCGCCGGACAGACGGGGCGCTGGTTCTGGTGAGCAGCCCGGCCGATACAGTGGAAGTGGCTGCTCTGCTGCGGCGGGAGTTCCTGGCGGCCACCTGCTGCCATCCCGGCCTGCCCGCCGAGGTGCGGCAACAGAGGTGGCGGGCCTGGCGGAGCGGGGAGTACCGGGTGCTGGTGTTGACCTATGGCCTGCTGGTGCCGGACAGGACGGCCGATCTGGTGATACTCTACCAGTTGCCCTGGTTACCCCGCCATTATCAGATGGCCCTGGCCGTGGGGGAAGCGGTGTTAACCCTGTACAACCGGGATGACCTGGCGGAAAACCAGCGCCTTGTGGCGGCTCTGGTGCCGTCACGGCCCGTTTTGGGCGAGCTTTACCGCTTTTTGTGGCAGCGGCGGGCGGGGCGGGTTGGTGTCAATGAATTGCTCAACCTGCCCGCTCTGGCTGCTTCCGGGTATGCCGCGGGTTCCCTGGCCCTGACAACGGCCATGACCGTGCTGGCTCAACTGGGGCTGGTGGAATTTCAGCGGCAGGGAGATACGGTCTTTTTCTCCTGCCCCGGGGAGCGGGCGAAAAAGGACCTTGAACGGGCAAAAATGTTCCGTTTGGGGCGGCGCTGGCAAGAGGATACCGGCCGCTGGTGCCGAAGTTTAATCTTTTAATGTACTTTTAGATCGAGAATAATGTCGCAAGGGGGTGGAGGAAAATGACACTGGAAGATGTGGTGCAACGATTGATCCTGTACAATCCGCACGCCGATGTGTCCCTGCTGCGCAAAGCGTACAGCTACGCCGAAAAGGCCCACCAGGGGCAGCGCCGCATTTCCGGTGAGGAATACATCACCCATCCCCTGGCTGTGACCCACATTCTGGCCGACCTGGAGCTGGATCTGGCCACGCTGCTGGCCGGCCTGCTGCACGACGTGGTGGAGGATACCGGTTGCACCCTGGAGGATATTGAACGCGAGTTTGGCAGCGAAGTGGCCCAGCTGGTGGACGGCGTGACCAAAATCAGCAAGCTGGAGTTTAAAAGCAAGGAGGAGCGCCAGGCGGAAAATCTGCGCAAGATGCTGCTGGCCATGGCCCGGGATATCCGGGTGATTTTGATCAAGCTGGCCGACCGCCTGCACAACATGCGCACGCTGCGCTACCAGCCCGAGCACAAGCAAAAAGAGATTGCCCGGGAAACGCTGGAGATCTATGCGCCGCTGGCCCACCGTCTGGGCATCTACCACCTGAAGTGGGAACTGGAGGATCTGGCCTTCCGCTTTCTGGAGCCGGCCAGTTATTACGAGCTGGCCGAGCGCATCGCCAAGACGCGGGCCAAACGGGAGGAATACATCGCCGGGGTGATTAAAATACTGCGTTCCCGCCTGGCGGCGGTGGGCCTGGAGGCCGATATTTCCGGCCGGCCCAAGCACCTGTACAGCATCCATGTCAAAATGCAGGAGCAGAACAAGGACCTGAATGAGATCTATGACGCCATGGCCGTGCGCATTATCCTGCCCTCGGTGAAGGACTGTTACGGCGCGCTGGGCATTGTGCACACCCTGTGGAAACCCATCCCGGGGCGTTTTAAGGATTACATCGCCATGCCCAAATCCAATATGTACCAGTCGCTGCACACTACCGTGATCGGCCCGCAGGGCGAACCGCTGGAGATCCAGATTCGCACCCGGGAGATGCACCGCACCGCCGAATACGGCATTGCCGCCCACTGGCGCTATAAAGAGGGTGGGCCGGGCGACCGCGATTTTGACAAAAAGCTGGCCTGGCTGCGCCAGCTTCTGGAGTGGCAGCACGACCTGCGCGATGCCCGGGAGTTCATGGAAACGCTCAAGATTGACCTGTTTGCCGATGCCGTGTTTGTCTTTTCGCCCAAGGGCGATGTTTTTGAACTGCCGGCCGGTTCGGTACCCGTGGATTTTGCCTACCGGGTGCACACCCAGGTGGGGCACCGCTGTGTGGGGGCCAAGGTGAACGGCAAAATTGTACCTCTGGACTACCGGCTGCAAAACGGGGATATTGTGGAAATCCTCACCTCCAAGCACGCCAGCGGCCCCAGCCGGGACTGGCTGGCGCTGGTGAAAACTTCTCAGGCCAAAAACCGCATTCGCCAGTGGTTTCGCAAGGAAAAGCGCGAGGAAAACATTGCCCGGGGCCGGGAACTGGTGGAAAAAGAGGCCAAAAAGCACGGTCTGGAGCTTGAGCAGATAAAAAGTGAAAAGTTGGCCGAAAAGCTGCTGGATCAGGGGCGCAAGCACGGCCTGCAGGCGCTGGACGATGTGTATGCCGCCATAGGGGATGGCTTGCTGGCACCCACCACTGTGATTCTGCGCCTGAAGGAGGAGTTGAAGGCCGAGAAGAAAAGCGGTGGGGAAGAAATAGCGCGGGAGGCCGTGCGCCCGCTCAAAGCGCGCCAGGACTGGGGGCGTCCCACCCAGGGCATCCGGGTGCGCGGTGTGGATAACCTGCTCATCCGCCTGGCCCATTGCTGCAACCCGGTGCCGGGCGACCCCATTGTGGGCTATATCACCCGCGGGCGGGGCGTTTCCATCCACCGGGCCGACTGCCGCAACATCGCCGCTTTTTTTAATGGCGAGCGGCAGCGTTTGGTGGAAGTGAGCTGGGATAAGGATTTTCAGGCTCCATTTCAGGTTAAACTGGAAATAACCGGCCTGGACCGGGCCGGCTTTTTAAACGATGTGCTGGCCGTGCTCATGGAGATGAAGATCAGTGCCAGCGGTGTGACGGCCCGGGGCCGCAAAAACGGAGCCTGGGTGGAACTGGTGCTGGAACTGAAGAGCAAGGAGCAACTGGACTTTTTGTATACCCGCCTGCTCAAGGTGAAAGATGTATACGATGTGCGGCGTACCAGCTAAAAGGAGGTATAGTATGGGAGCTATTTTTCATCATTTATCGGTTGGTCCCATGGACAATAAATGTTACATCATTGGCTGTCCGGTGAGTAAAGAGGCGGCGGTGGTGGATCCGGGTGCGGAAGCGGCCCGCATCCTGCAAACTCTGGAGAAGCTGGGGCTTAAGTGCACGCAGATTATCTGCACCCACGGTCATGTGGATCACATCGGGGCTCTGGGGGCCGTGCAACGGGCCACCGGAGCCAGGGTGCTCATTCACAGTGCGGATGCCGACATGCTTACCAGCCCGGCCCGCAACCTGTCCATGTATATGGGCGCCAGTGTGCAATACCAGGCCGCCGACCGGCAACTGGCCGATGGCGACCTGATCCAGGTGGGTGAGCAGGTGCAGCTCAAGGTGCTGCACACGCCCGGCCACACTCCCGGCGGCATTTGCCTGGAAGTGGTGGGGGAGGGCATTTTGCTCACGGGCGACACCCTGTTTGCCGGCTCGGTGGGACGCTCGGACTTCCCCGGCGGCAACCACGAGCAAATGATTGATTCCATCCGGCAAAAGATTCTGGTCTACCCGCCCGAAACCAGGGTTTACCCCGGGCACGGCCCATCTTCCACCGTGGGGGAGGAGGCCAGGCACAACCCCTTTCTTAACGGGACATGGTAGGTTGTGGGTTTCGCCCGGGCAGCGCCTTTTAAAATGGCTGCTTGAGAAGTTGTTTTACCGGAAGTAAAGAGGAAGGTGGCAGCAGTTGATCACCCGGGAACTGATTGACCGCATCAATGAGCTGGCCCGCAAGCAGCGCAGCACGGGCCTGACCGCGGCTGAAAAACAGGAGCAGGAAACGCTGCGCCGCCAGTACCTGGACGCCATCCGCGCCCAGGTGATCGGCCAGCTGGAGGCCATGGGCTGCAAACCGCGCCAGGGAGCTGGCGGGACGGCGCCGCTTGGTGGGCCGGGTGCGGTAAAGCACCCGGCCCACCAAGCGGGCTGTTGTTCCTGCTGCGGAGATCATGCAGCGGGTCGCCCCAAACTCAGGCTGGTTCACAGCTCCAGCACCAGGGTGCGCAAGGCCCGCCGGTCCACCTGACCGTCCTTTTGCAGCGGTACGGCGGCGATGGGCTCCAGCTCCCGCGGCGCGGCGTGGGCGGCCAGGCCGAATTTCACCAGGTCGCGCAGGGCGGCGGCCAGTTCTTCCGACCAGCTGTAGCCCGGCGCCAGCTCAATGTAGGCTTTGACAATTTCCCCCCGCAGCGGGTCGGGCTTACCGGCTACGCCGGCCCGCTGCACGGCGGGGTGTTCTTCCAGTTTGCGCTCCACTTCCCACGGGCTCACCCGCTCGCCCGCCGTGTTGATCACGCCGTCTACCCGGCCCTGGAAGTAGAAATAGCCATCGTCGTCGCAGTAGGCCGCGTCGCCCGAGATGAACCAGGGCGGGCGGGAAAAGTAGCGCTGGTAGGCGGCGTTGTCCTCCCAGATGCCCCGGAACATGGCC
The sequence above is a segment of the Desulfurispora thermophila DSM 16022 genome. Coding sequences within it:
- a CDS encoding DUF896 domain-containing protein; the protein is MITRELIDRINELARKQRSTGLTAAEKQEQETLRRQYLDAIRAQVIGQLEAMGCKPRQGAGGTAPLGGPGAVKHPAHQAGCCSCCGDHAAGRPKLRLVHSSSTRVRKARRST
- a CDS encoding MBL fold metallo-hydrolase, encoding MGAIFHHLSVGPMDNKCYIIGCPVSKEAAVVDPGAEAARILQTLEKLGLKCTQIICTHGHVDHIGALGAVQRATGARVLIHSADADMLTSPARNLSMYMGASVQYQAADRQLADGDLIQVGEQVQLKVLHTPGHTPGGICLEVVGEGILLTGDTLFAGSVGRSDFPGGNHEQMIDSIRQKILVYPPETRVYPGHGPSSTVGEEARHNPFLNGTW
- a CDS encoding RelA/SpoT family protein is translated as MTLEDVVQRLILYNPHADVSLLRKAYSYAEKAHQGQRRISGEEYITHPLAVTHILADLELDLATLLAGLLHDVVEDTGCTLEDIEREFGSEVAQLVDGVTKISKLEFKSKEERQAENLRKMLLAMARDIRVILIKLADRLHNMRTLRYQPEHKQKEIARETLEIYAPLAHRLGIYHLKWELEDLAFRFLEPASYYELAERIAKTRAKREEYIAGVIKILRSRLAAVGLEADISGRPKHLYSIHVKMQEQNKDLNEIYDAMAVRIILPSVKDCYGALGIVHTLWKPIPGRFKDYIAMPKSNMYQSLHTTVIGPQGEPLEIQIRTREMHRTAEYGIAAHWRYKEGGPGDRDFDKKLAWLRQLLEWQHDLRDAREFMETLKIDLFADAVFVFSPKGDVFELPAGSVPVDFAYRVHTQVGHRCVGAKVNGKIVPLDYRLQNGDIVEILTSKHASGPSRDWLALVKTSQAKNRIRQWFRKEKREENIARGRELVEKEAKKHGLELEQIKSEKLAEKLLDQGRKHGLQALDDVYAAIGDGLLAPTTVILRLKEELKAEKKSGGEEIAREAVRPLKARQDWGRPTQGIRVRGVDNLLIRLAHCCNPVPGDPIVGYITRGRGVSIHRADCRNIAAFFNGERQRLVEVSWDKDFQAPFQVKLEITGLDRAGFLNDVLAVLMEMKISASGVTARGRKNGAWVELVLELKSKEQLDFLYTRLLKVKDVYDVRRTS